One region of Arvicola amphibius chromosome 3, mArvAmp1.2, whole genome shotgun sequence genomic DNA includes:
- the Gapt gene encoding protein GAPT, with product MLKSFASSSMGVAVGLSLLILLLVCGIGCVWHWKRRESTALALPKFMQRRSNRHKDFTKTLDLNAHMVCSSSKTSGESKGHKSTIKRNRTHGEYENVQVGPASTEASTEKALYENTQPSNPEEHVYGNQTDALRNQTDALYCNFQKSSPLPPPQDDDIYILPDSY from the coding sequence ATGCTGAAAAGCTTTGCGAGCTCTTCGATGGGCGTGGCGGTTGGCCTTTCCCTCCTTATACTTCTCCTCGTCTGTGGAATTGGCTGTGTTTGGCACTGGAAGCGCAGGGAATCCACAGCACTTGCCTTACCGAAGTTTATGCAAAGGAGAAGTAACAGACATAAGGACTTCACAAAAACCCTTGACTTGAACGCCCACATGGTTTGCTCAAGCTCTAAAACCTCAGGGGAAAGCAAAGGCCACAAGTCTACCATCAAGAGAAATAGGACGCATGGCGAGTATGAAAATGTACAAGTGGGTCCCGCCAGCACCGAGGCATCAACCGAGAAGGCACTATATGAAAACACACAGCCATCTAATCCCGAGGAACATGTCTACGGGAATCAAACAGATGCCCTCCGGAATCAAACAGATGCCCTCTATTGTAATTTCCAGAAGTCtagccctcttcctcctccccaagaTGATGACATATACATCCTTCCGGATTCCTACTAG